In one Natronomonas pharaonis DSM 2160 genomic region, the following are encoded:
- a CDS encoding branched-chain amino acid ABC transporter permease — protein sequence MSSSDSLRAKIESVIYKADGETYDRRIVWIPIVAFLFVVPWIGVGNFELRILVGVLMWIGLAQSWNMIGGYAGYLDFGHGAYFGIGAFATGIAMSVYALPFLPALVLAGVVGAVFAYFIGVPTLRLKGAYFAIATWAFAEAMRQLALLLDITGGTSGLTLPSTMDAFGIPLPDIPRIIYIYYVMFGLCVGIMLLTYVLFERHEFGYKVKAVRDNEDAAESLGIDSTRIKRQVYVLSCATAALLGGAYAFYITFVHPQEVLDSMITAQMVIMALVGGIGTVLGPVVGGTLIFLLDRLSALFFGSDTLYISLMGLLIMIVILFAPNGIVGLLTGDTDVSDIRSNAKSLMEKFKFQ from the coding sequence ATGAGTTCAAGCGACTCGCTTCGTGCAAAGATTGAGTCAGTCATATACAAAGCGGATGGAGAGACATACGACCGACGGATCGTCTGGATTCCGATTGTCGCCTTCCTGTTCGTAGTGCCGTGGATCGGCGTTGGAAACTTCGAGCTGCGAATCCTAGTCGGCGTACTGATGTGGATTGGGCTCGCCCAGTCGTGGAACATGATCGGCGGCTACGCCGGATATCTGGACTTCGGCCACGGCGCATATTTCGGGATTGGAGCCTTCGCCACAGGCATTGCGATGTCTGTGTATGCGCTTCCTTTCCTTCCCGCTTTGGTCTTGGCCGGGGTAGTGGGTGCGGTGTTCGCTTACTTCATCGGCGTTCCCACCCTCAGGCTGAAGGGAGCGTACTTCGCAATCGCAACATGGGCGTTCGCAGAGGCCATGCGTCAGCTGGCGCTGCTGCTTGATATTACCGGTGGCACCAGCGGATTGACGCTGCCGTCCACTATGGATGCCTTCGGAATCCCGCTCCCGGACATCCCCCGGATAATCTACATCTACTACGTAATGTTCGGACTCTGCGTTGGGATTATGCTCTTGACCTATGTCCTGTTCGAGCGGCACGAATTCGGATATAAAGTCAAGGCTGTCCGGGACAACGAAGACGCTGCCGAGTCGCTTGGGATAGACTCCACCCGCATCAAGCGGCAGGTGTACGTTCTCTCGTGTGCTACAGCAGCGCTGCTTGGGGGCGCATACGCGTTCTACATCACCTTCGTTCACCCGCAGGAAGTCCTTGACTCGATGATTACCGCACAGATGGTGATCATGGCACTCGTTGGCGGAATCGGAACGGTGCTGGGACCGGTCGTTGGAGGAACGCTCATCTTCCTTCTCGACCGCCTCAGTGCCCTCTTCTTCGGGAGCGACACGCTCTACATTTCGCTCATGGGGCTCCTCATTATGATCGTCATCCTGTTTGCCCCCAACGGTATCGTTGGGCTTCTAACGGGAGACACCGACGTTAGCGACATCCGATCGAACGCAAAATCCCTCATGGAGAAATTCAAGTTCCAATGA
- a CDS encoding ABC transporter ATP-binding protein: MSEPIIETENLTKRFGALVANDSISISVDRGEIRGVIGPNGSGKTTFFNNLTGFYTPDEGAVRFNGVDITGWEPHRIAREGMARTFQIVSPFRNMTVTENLLAVDAPDSVDNKRERAQEILEFLEIDHIADNDAEGMSGGQQKLLELGRVLMLDPDCILLDEPSAGVNPALEKRILEHIQELNDQGTTFVMVEHDMDVMRTIADTVTVLDQGKIIAEGSFDDVTGNDRVREAYLGREVDLEEVLA, encoded by the coding sequence ATGAGCGAACCCATAATCGAAACAGAAAACCTGACAAAGCGGTTCGGAGCACTAGTTGCAAACGACTCCATCTCGATCTCCGTCGACCGAGGAGAAATACGTGGCGTCATCGGCCCGAACGGAAGCGGTAAAACCACGTTCTTCAACAACCTGACGGGTTTTTATACGCCTGATGAGGGAGCGGTCCGATTTAACGGGGTTGACATCACCGGCTGGGAACCCCATCGAATCGCACGCGAAGGGATGGCCCGAACGTTCCAGATCGTGTCGCCTTTCCGTAACATGACCGTGACCGAAAACCTGCTCGCCGTTGACGCACCGGACTCCGTTGACAACAAACGGGAGCGGGCCCAAGAAATCCTCGAGTTTCTGGAGATCGACCATATCGCGGATAATGACGCCGAAGGAATGAGTGGTGGTCAACAGAAGCTACTGGAGCTTGGCCGTGTGCTCATGCTTGACCCGGACTGTATCCTGCTCGACGAGCCGTCTGCGGGCGTCAACCCCGCTTTGGAGAAGCGAATCCTCGAGCACATCCAGGAGCTCAACGACCAAGGGACGACGTTTGTAATGGTGGAACACGATATGGACGTTATGCGCACCATCGCCGACACCGTTACTGTCCTCGACCAAGGGAAAATAATCGCTGAGGGGTCGTTCGATGACGTGACCGGTAACGATAGAGTCCGCGAAGCGTATCTCGGTCGTGAAGTGGATCTCGAAGAGGTGCTAGCATGA
- a CDS encoding ABC transporter ATP-binding protein produces the protein MSSKAELDTGDETATLVAEDIVTGYDGHEVLHGVSIQSHPGVTCIFGPNGSGKSTLLKSLNGVVPLWSGSVQYGDTDLTELGPDKIVGHGVATLPQGGGVFGTMTVEENLKLGAFSVSDKQKTKERKEDVLDAFPALEAKLDTKAKNLSGGQQMMVSLGRAMMTGADTYLMDEPSAGLAPALVDDAFDLIETLVDRGARVILIEQNVVAALRLADYIYILAEGELQFEGTPSELGAEEDLMELYLGIE, from the coding sequence ATGAGCTCGAAAGCAGAACTCGACACCGGCGACGAGACCGCGACGCTGGTTGCGGAAGACATCGTCACCGGATACGACGGCCACGAAGTGCTGCACGGCGTCTCGATTCAGAGCCACCCGGGCGTTACCTGCATATTCGGCCCGAACGGAAGTGGCAAATCGACACTCCTGAAATCGCTGAACGGCGTCGTCCCGCTGTGGTCGGGCTCCGTCCAATACGGTGACACTGACCTGACCGAATTGGGCCCCGACAAAATCGTCGGACACGGTGTCGCCACGTTACCACAGGGCGGCGGCGTGTTCGGAACGATGACCGTAGAAGAAAACCTGAAGCTTGGAGCCTTCAGCGTCAGCGATAAGCAGAAAACGAAGGAAAGAAAGGAGGACGTGCTGGACGCGTTCCCGGCGCTCGAAGCGAAGCTGGATACAAAAGCGAAGAACCTGTCAGGTGGACAGCAGATGATGGTAAGTCTCGGAAGAGCGATGATGACCGGTGCGGACACCTACCTGATGGACGAACCAAGTGCCGGACTAGCACCCGCGCTGGTCGATGACGCCTTCGACCTCATTGAAACGCTGGTCGACCGAGGCGCGAGAGTGATACTAATCGAACAGAACGTCGTCGCTGCGCTGCGGCTGGCCGATTACATTTATATCCTTGCTGAAGGCGAACTGCAGTTCGAGGGAACTCCGTCCGAGCTCGGAGCAGAAGAGGACCTGATGGAACTGTATCTCGGTATCGAGTGA
- a CDS encoding Lrp/AsnC family transcriptional regulator, whose amino-acid sequence MTGELDERDFRILCAIAEHETFSSEDLHEETGIPKSTVHYRIQNMKDEGVIKNELFEFDREKIGIEITLISEVWAEFGEGYHDTVGEKLSEIEGVNQVYFTMGDTDFVAIARLTSRDMVEQLVEDYESIDEIQRTSSKFAISTIKEDISISALGDYSVETLLDSD is encoded by the coding sequence ATGACCGGAGAACTTGACGAGCGGGATTTTAGAATCCTCTGTGCAATCGCAGAACACGAAACATTCAGCTCTGAGGACCTCCACGAAGAGACCGGGATCCCGAAATCAACAGTCCACTATCGAATCCAGAATATGAAGGATGAGGGGGTTATAAAAAACGAACTCTTCGAGTTCGACCGAGAAAAGATCGGGATCGAAATCACGCTTATTTCAGAGGTATGGGCCGAATTCGGCGAGGGATACCACGATACCGTTGGGGAGAAGCTCTCAGAAATTGAAGGTGTGAACCAGGTTTACTTCACCATGGGTGATACTGACTTCGTCGCGATTGCCCGACTTACATCCAGAGATATGGTTGAGCAGCTCGTAGAGGATTACGAGTCGATCGATGAAATACAGCGAACGAGCTCCAAGTTTGCAATTTCAACAATAAAAGAAGACATCAGTATCAGCGCGCTCGGTGACTATTCTGTCGAAACACTCCTTGACAGCGACTGA
- a CDS encoding hybrid sensor histidine kinase/response regulator: protein MADTAAASAAAPIHVLLVDDAVASSETMAAFLEQEGDFSVELAATGTEGLRRLHDEDTDYDCVVSDYQIPGMDGLELLAAVREEWPKLPFLLLTDYGNESIASEAISAGVTDYVKKRSSTKRRDVLMNRITNAVTKHRAEKTLERERVLTRQALDSINDIFYIANADGTLRYWNDQLSSLTGYDNDEIADMRIHDFLAGNANDGQSVPEPRLELPPEESCTIEATIQTAGGEQVPHECTVTPLADAVEKDGGVVGVARNLVERKEREEELRTLKERFELATEGANLGVWDWDMNTDDVEYNDNWATMLGHEPAEISSALDEWRRRVHPDDVETVQAALRDHIEGGTEYYDTELRMQTAGGDWKWIRDIGQVVERDADGTPVRAVGIHLDIDDKKRTEQALREKRDIFTQGPTVVFRWENDGSSTISYVSKNVEDVFGYSVADLESQPFRPLVHYEDVERVVSKTKTAMANGDDQVKHDPYRIITAEGEVRWVLDHTTLVWAGDDVSHRLGYLIDITERKERQQRLERKNEQLDEFASVVSHDLRNPMNVAEGRVELAQMACDCGNDHLSDAGDAFDRMHALVDDLLTLARQGDTITEPGPVDLSALVSACWCSVDTADAELEADTPTVVLADRSRLKQLIENLFRNAVEHGGRDVTVTVGELDDRNGFYIADDGPGIPDDKREDVFEHGYSTADSGTGFGLAIVREIAEAHEWSLNVTESDGGGARIELANMSIDNTTEGNG from the coding sequence ATGGCAGACACAGCCGCCGCCTCAGCTGCAGCACCGATTCACGTCCTCCTCGTCGACGATGCTGTTGCTTCCAGTGAGACGATGGCAGCGTTTCTAGAACAGGAAGGTGATTTCAGTGTTGAACTCGCTGCGACGGGGACGGAGGGACTCCGCCGACTGCATGACGAAGACACTGATTACGATTGTGTCGTCAGCGACTATCAAATACCAGGGATGGACGGGTTAGAGTTGCTTGCAGCCGTTCGCGAGGAGTGGCCGAAGCTGCCGTTTTTATTGTTGACGGACTACGGCAACGAGTCAATCGCGAGTGAAGCGATATCGGCGGGCGTCACCGATTACGTCAAAAAGCGCAGCTCAACCAAGCGGCGAGATGTGCTGATGAATCGCATTACGAACGCCGTCACGAAACACCGAGCCGAGAAAACGCTTGAGCGAGAGCGAGTCCTCACTCGGCAGGCACTCGACAGCATTAACGACATCTTTTATATCGCCAACGCCGACGGAACGCTTCGGTACTGGAACGACCAGCTCTCGTCGTTAACCGGCTACGATAACGACGAAATCGCCGATATGCGAATACACGACTTTTTGGCCGGCAACGCCAACGATGGGCAGTCAGTACCGGAGCCCCGCCTAGAACTGCCGCCAGAGGAAAGCTGCACCATCGAAGCAACTATCCAAACCGCCGGCGGCGAACAGGTCCCTCACGAGTGCACTGTCACACCGCTAGCCGACGCGGTCGAAAAAGACGGCGGCGTCGTTGGGGTCGCCCGCAACCTCGTCGAGCGCAAGGAACGTGAAGAAGAGCTCCGAACGCTCAAAGAGCGGTTTGAACTGGCGACTGAGGGTGCGAACCTCGGCGTGTGGGACTGGGACATGAATACCGACGACGTCGAGTACAACGATAACTGGGCGACAATGCTCGGCCATGAGCCGGCAGAGATTAGCTCGGCGCTTGACGAGTGGCGGCGCCGCGTCCATCCGGATGACGTCGAAACAGTTCAGGCCGCCCTCAGAGACCATATCGAGGGCGGGACGGAGTATTACGATACGGAACTGCGGATGCAAACCGCTGGTGGCGACTGGAAGTGGATACGCGACATCGGCCAGGTCGTCGAACGCGATGCCGACGGTACGCCGGTCCGGGCGGTGGGTATCCATCTCGATATCGACGACAAAAAACGAACGGAGCAAGCGCTACGTGAGAAGCGTGATATTTTCACGCAAGGTCCAACTGTCGTGTTCAGGTGGGAAAATGACGGCAGTTCAACAATATCGTACGTCTCGAAGAACGTCGAAGACGTGTTCGGGTATAGTGTCGCGGACCTAGAATCGCAACCGTTCCGCCCGCTCGTCCACTACGAAGACGTCGAACGCGTCGTTTCGAAAACCAAGACAGCCATGGCCAACGGCGACGACCAAGTCAAGCATGACCCATATCGTATTATTACCGCTGAGGGCGAGGTAAGATGGGTACTCGACCACACGACACTTGTCTGGGCGGGCGATGATGTCTCCCACCGTCTCGGGTATCTCATCGACATCACCGAGCGGAAGGAACGACAGCAGCGTCTCGAACGGAAAAACGAACAGCTGGACGAGTTTGCTAGTGTCGTCAGCCACGACCTTCGAAACCCGATGAACGTCGCCGAAGGACGGGTCGAGCTCGCCCAGATGGCCTGTGATTGTGGCAACGACCACCTCAGCGACGCCGGCGACGCGTTCGATCGGATGCATGCTCTCGTCGACGACTTGTTAACGCTCGCACGGCAGGGCGACACAATAACTGAACCTGGGCCAGTTGATCTCTCGGCGCTGGTCTCCGCCTGCTGGTGTTCGGTCGATACGGCCGACGCAGAGCTGGAAGCTGACACCCCGACGGTGGTGCTGGCCGACCGCTCGCGGCTCAAACAGCTCATCGAGAATCTCTTCCGGAACGCCGTCGAGCACGGCGGTCGAGACGTGACGGTAACCGTCGGCGAGCTGGATGACCGCAATGGATTCTACATCGCCGACGATGGGCCTGGTATTCCTGACGACAAGCGCGAGGATGTATTCGAACACGGATATTCAACCGCCGACAGTGGTACCGGTTTTGGGCTTGCCATTGTCCGCGAAATCGCCGAAGCCCACGAATGGTCCCTCAACGTAACCGAAAGCGACGGCGGCGGTGCTCGGATTGAACTCGCCAACATGAGCATTGATAACACAACAGAAGGCAACGGCTGA
- the fmdA gene encoding formamidase codes for MPEVKFEVDVDKAPDEQPGANPFNRWHPDIPAVIEAEPGESMRLETLDWTGGQITDNDDPNEVRDVDLSQVHYLAGPVYVNGAEPGDMLKVEFLDMGPLNGRSEFGFTGTFSQKNGGGFLTDHFPHAAKSIWDIEGHTVSSRHIPGVEYEGKIHPGLAGCAPSKELLETWNEREQKLIEKHKEDPESIPNHPTGEPEPGVANPPTSEGALMGEMDPEQAEEAAQEAARTVPPREHGGNHDIKDLSIGSTVYFPVYVEGGKFGIGDFHASQGDGEISFCGAIEMAAYVDVKFDLVKGGMEKFGVEHPIFEPGHRGPHFEDYITFCGYSVTEDGEQRYIDSHTAYRRACLQAIDYLKQFGYTGQQALHILGTVPVEGRQSGVVDIPNACSTLALPKGAFDFDISPDGIEQNSADRGDLVVTDDPLG; via the coding sequence ATGCCTGAAGTGAAATTTGAGGTGGACGTCGATAAGGCACCTGACGAACAGCCAGGAGCGAACCCATTTAATCGGTGGCATCCAGATATTCCAGCGGTCATCGAAGCCGAGCCAGGCGAATCAATGCGGCTGGAGACGCTTGACTGGACAGGCGGACAAATCACAGACAACGACGATCCGAATGAAGTGCGGGACGTAGACTTGAGCCAAGTTCACTACCTTGCTGGCCCAGTATACGTGAATGGCGCAGAGCCCGGGGACATGCTGAAAGTGGAGTTTCTTGATATGGGGCCGTTGAACGGTCGATCGGAGTTCGGATTCACCGGTACCTTCTCACAAAAGAACGGGGGTGGATTCCTCACCGATCACTTCCCCCATGCAGCTAAGTCAATCTGGGATATTGAGGGACATACGGTCTCTTCGCGGCACATCCCCGGCGTCGAATATGAGGGGAAGATCCATCCCGGGTTGGCGGGGTGTGCACCGAGCAAAGAGCTGCTTGAGACGTGGAATGAACGAGAGCAAAAACTGATCGAGAAACACAAAGAAGATCCAGAGTCAATTCCAAACCATCCGACAGGGGAACCGGAGCCGGGCGTCGCGAATCCGCCGACATCTGAGGGGGCACTAATGGGGGAGATGGATCCGGAGCAAGCCGAGGAGGCCGCCCAAGAAGCGGCACGGACTGTCCCGCCGCGAGAACACGGCGGAAATCACGATATCAAGGACCTCTCCATCGGGTCAACAGTGTACTTCCCGGTGTACGTCGAGGGTGGCAAGTTCGGTATCGGGGATTTCCATGCTTCACAGGGCGACGGCGAAATCTCATTCTGTGGCGCGATTGAGATGGCAGCGTACGTTGACGTGAAGTTTGACCTCGTCAAAGGTGGGATGGAGAAGTTCGGCGTCGAGCATCCGATCTTCGAGCCAGGGCATCGAGGGCCGCACTTTGAGGATTACATCACGTTCTGTGGTTACTCGGTGACAGAAGACGGCGAACAGCGATATATTGACTCCCATACGGCGTACCGCCGAGCGTGTCTGCAAGCGATCGATTACCTCAAACAGTTCGGCTACACCGGCCAGCAAGCATTACACATCCTCGGGACAGTTCCGGTCGAAGGACGACAGAGCGGCGTTGTCGACATACCGAACGCGTGTTCGACGCTCGCGCTTCCCAAAGGGGCCTTCGACTTCGACATCTCACCCGACGGCATCGAGCAAAACAGCGCCGACCGAGGCGATCTCGTCGTGACTGACGACCCGCTTGGCTAG
- a CDS encoding TCP-1/cpn60 chaperonin family protein, which yields MAATRHTERTSGEQQQLINTGTVLADAVRTTFGPNGMDKMLVGRNGTVLVTNDGARILDRMEIEDPVATTVARAASSQQVATTDGTTRTVLLTGALLSAAESLLAAGVHPTTIIDGFNTATYSAREQLQSYGVYVDEDDREMLKNVARTAVTGRWDDANTRRFAELTVGALEAIEFDRSRLGIGGYAGGELRDSTLIDGMCIDMEQSPATAGGWGRDQTVRNARVAMVNTAISIDKPAAVEVVTLADSEQASRFREHEAAIRSEIVGTMCDSGVDVLFCQKSIDEQIRNALIQRGVLPVERTRQDQFDAITAMTGAKAVQSVGQFAPTMAGHAGTVRHRTVGTTETVWVTDSPAAVHRFLLLRGGTPHVAAESERIIETCSDAVTLAVNEGRVVPGGGASMVSLSRALRSKAKSISDREQLVIEAYADALETLPQALAKNAGRDPMATLAELKRRHAGGDKAVGVGPSGTPREMVAAGVVEPRSVIDRSLTIALEAASMLLRVDEVLSADTAGADGQSGSCNHGGRAEHSCTSQPGVDAGGYPWAISH from the coding sequence ATGGCAGCCACGAGACACACAGAACGGACTAGCGGCGAACAGCAACAGCTCATCAATACCGGAACAGTTCTCGCAGACGCAGTTCGGACGACATTCGGTCCGAACGGCATGGACAAAATGCTGGTCGGCCGGAATGGGACCGTACTGGTGACCAACGATGGGGCGCGTATCCTAGATCGGATGGAAATTGAGGACCCCGTCGCAACGACAGTAGCGCGGGCGGCGAGCAGTCAGCAGGTAGCTACTACCGACGGCACCACGAGAACGGTGCTTCTCACCGGCGCATTGCTCTCGGCCGCGGAGTCGCTGCTTGCAGCCGGTGTACATCCGACGACGATAATTGATGGATTCAATACGGCGACATACAGCGCTCGTGAGCAACTCCAGTCGTACGGCGTGTATGTCGACGAAGATGACCGAGAAATGCTCAAAAACGTCGCACGGACGGCGGTCACTGGCCGATGGGACGATGCGAACACGAGGCGGTTCGCCGAGTTGACGGTCGGAGCGCTGGAGGCTATAGAGTTCGACCGGTCACGGCTGGGTATCGGGGGCTACGCTGGCGGGGAGCTCAGAGACTCAACACTCATTGATGGGATGTGTATCGATATGGAGCAATCGCCAGCAACGGCAGGGGGGTGGGGTAGAGACCAAACAGTGAGAAACGCCCGTGTAGCGATGGTCAACACAGCGATATCGATCGACAAGCCCGCAGCTGTCGAGGTGGTAACGCTGGCCGACAGTGAGCAGGCCAGTAGGTTTCGCGAGCACGAAGCCGCAATCCGCTCAGAAATCGTTGGGACAATGTGTGATTCTGGGGTTGATGTCCTCTTTTGTCAAAAGTCGATCGACGAGCAGATTCGAAACGCACTCATTCAGCGAGGGGTACTACCGGTCGAGCGAACGCGTCAGGACCAGTTTGATGCCATTACTGCGATGACGGGGGCTAAGGCTGTGCAGTCAGTCGGCCAATTCGCGCCGACGATGGCCGGTCACGCTGGAACGGTCCGACACCGAACAGTCGGAACGACAGAAACAGTATGGGTGACTGACAGTCCAGCAGCAGTCCACCGGTTTCTACTGCTTCGTGGCGGGACCCCACACGTGGCAGCGGAGAGCGAACGCATCATCGAGACCTGCAGTGATGCAGTTACCCTCGCAGTGAACGAAGGACGCGTGGTACCGGGAGGTGGTGCTAGCATGGTATCGCTTTCGCGAGCGCTGCGGAGCAAAGCCAAAAGTATTAGCGACCGAGAACAGCTAGTGATCGAGGCCTACGCCGATGCACTCGAAACACTTCCGCAAGCGCTCGCAAAGAACGCAGGGCGAGACCCGATGGCAACGCTGGCAGAGCTAAAGAGGCGACACGCTGGCGGCGACAAAGCAGTCGGTGTTGGTCCGTCGGGGACACCACGTGAGATGGTTGCGGCTGGCGTCGTGGAACCACGCTCGGTCATCGACCGAAGCCTCACAATCGCCCTTGAGGCTGCATCAATGCTGCTCCGAGTTGATGAGGTTCTCAGTGCAGACACTGCTGGTGCTGACGGGCAAAGTGGTTCTTGTAATCACGGGGGACGCGCCGAACACAGTTGTACCAGTCAGCCAGGAGTCGATGCTGGAGGGTATCCGTGGGCGATTAGTCACTGA
- a CDS encoding orc1/cdc6 family replication initiation protein, giving the protein MGTDDSDASRPESRTPEDETTQADLSSSATSSNVPADVDHSTEAADGSPDAGSRSDESSSQSIEDMLLEFDEQDGLIRDRSLLDPNYVVDEDRIVGRDDQLQEVTKMLRVTLGDNRPPNLFLYGPSGTGKSLITKAVCNNINRICETRDIDFGTIEVNCQDLDTLGVAVYELATQAAEQAGVAVQVPKHGVATKEKWDELFRIVNENFDSVVFVLDELDMLVGRRDKQEPAFSRLLYQLSRAEATNDLRAYLSVVAISNDTKMMESVGSRALSSFTPEDVHFDDYDANQLQTILRHRQDAFHDGVVDDDVIPLAAAFAAQTHGDARKAIDLMRVAGELAEREGSTRVREEHVRQAQEKVEKNRVLEVVRGISTQKKLCLYATAAVAAQTDGGTARSTTGYRVYQFLTDSINADQYHQETYVNKMKELTTYSLVDFERRSHGPSSGMFLEFQFGERPETILETLREDSRIEMVTSEEVQSVVQAQIRKQT; this is encoded by the coding sequence ATGGGCACTGACGACTCCGACGCTTCTCGGCCCGAGTCGAGAACTCCGGAGGACGAGACCACCCAAGCGGACCTTTCTTCGAGTGCGACTTCCTCGAACGTGCCCGCGGATGTCGACCACTCGACGGAGGCTGCCGACGGCTCGCCCGACGCTGGTTCCCGTTCTGACGAGTCCTCCTCACAATCGATTGAAGATATGTTGCTCGAATTCGACGAACAGGATGGATTAATTCGCGACCGGTCGCTCCTTGACCCGAACTACGTCGTCGACGAGGACCGGATCGTCGGCCGCGATGACCAACTGCAAGAAGTGACGAAGATGTTGCGGGTGACACTCGGCGATAATCGTCCGCCAAACCTCTTCCTGTATGGCCCGTCCGGAACTGGGAAATCACTCATCACGAAGGCCGTCTGCAACAACATCAACCGTATCTGTGAGACGCGTGACATCGACTTCGGGACTATTGAAGTCAACTGCCAAGACCTCGACACCCTCGGCGTTGCCGTCTACGAGTTGGCAACGCAGGCCGCCGAACAGGCCGGCGTTGCTGTCCAAGTCCCGAAACACGGCGTCGCAACCAAAGAAAAATGGGACGAGCTGTTCCGCATTGTCAACGAGAACTTCGATTCCGTCGTGTTCGTTCTGGACGAACTCGACATGCTCGTCGGTCGACGCGATAAACAGGAGCCGGCGTTTTCGCGACTGCTGTATCAGCTGTCGCGGGCCGAGGCCACCAACGACCTGCGGGCGTACCTCTCGGTCGTGGCGATCTCTAATGACACCAAGATGATGGAGTCGGTTGGCAGCCGCGCGTTGAGTTCGTTCACGCCCGAAGACGTCCACTTCGACGACTACGATGCAAACCAGCTTCAGACGATCCTCCGCCATCGACAGGATGCCTTTCACGATGGCGTCGTCGACGATGACGTTATTCCACTCGCCGCTGCATTCGCCGCCCAGACCCACGGCGATGCTCGAAAAGCCATTGACCTGATGCGCGTCGCTGGCGAACTCGCCGAGCGTGAGGGCAGCACCCGGGTCCGCGAAGAGCACGTCCGACAGGCACAGGAAAAAGTCGAAAAGAACCGCGTCCTCGAAGTTGTCCGCGGTATCAGCACACAAAAGAAGCTCTGTCTGTACGCAACGGCAGCGGTAGCCGCCCAAACCGATGGTGGGACGGCCCGCAGTACCACCGGCTACCGCGTCTATCAGTTCCTCACAGACTCGATCAATGCCGACCAGTACCACCAAGAAACGTACGTCAACAAAATGAAGGAGCTAACGACGTACTCGCTTGTCGACTTCGAACGGCGGAGCCACGGCCCCAGCTCCGGAATGTTCCTTGAGTTCCAATTTGGCGAGCGTCCGGAGACGATTCTCGAGACGCTCCGTGAGGATTCCCGAATCGAGATGGTTACCTCCGAGGAAGTGCAGTCGGTTGTGCAGGCTCAAATCCGAAAGCAGACGTAG